A window of the Mannheimia granulomatis genome harbors these coding sequences:
- a CDS encoding DUF2625 family protein translates to MKSLEELLDKQSAWLILRDWFAQAKNHYEILVSYPEDAGSALIGMQLSTRSPLGAIVYETGGIFIDHGWLRILGSGNEKLPRGLFDWNFGKTFKQSGEQPSHLLVADDAIGGYFAINAGGIGDKVGQIYYHHPKKQQWECLSLGYSEFLGWALSGDLNAFYQALRWENWQADIAKLQGHQILDLESKIAVPIERHYQGVFAPENMGYSVA, encoded by the coding sequence ATGAAAAGCTTAGAAGAATTATTAGATAAACAATCGGCTTGGTTAATTTTAAGAGATTGGTTCGCACAGGCGAAAAATCATTACGAAATTTTAGTAAGTTACCCCGAAGATGCGGGGAGTGCTTTAATCGGCATGCAACTTTCTACCCGTTCTCCTCTTGGTGCAATTGTTTATGAAACCGGAGGGATTTTTATTGACCATGGCTGGTTGCGCATTTTAGGTTCGGGAAATGAAAAATTGCCACGTGGTTTATTTGATTGGAATTTTGGTAAAACCTTTAAACAGTCAGGTGAGCAGCCTAGTCATTTATTAGTAGCAGATGATGCCATCGGTGGCTATTTCGCGATTAATGCGGGTGGCATTGGTGATAAAGTCGGGCAGATTTATTATCACCATCCCAAGAAGCAGCAATGGGAATGTTTAAGTTTAGGTTATTCCGAATTTTTAGGTTGGGCATTATCGGGTGATTTAAATGCTTTTTACCAAGCACTACGCTGGGAAAACTGGCAAGCTGATATTGCAAAATTGCAAGGTCATCAAATATTAGATTTAGAAAGTAAAATTGCTGTGCCGATAGAACGCCACTACCAAGGTGTATTTGCCCCAGAGAATATGGGATATTCGGTGGCTTAA
- the iscX gene encoding Fe-S cluster assembly protein IscX — protein sequence MKWTDTRMIAENLYDMNPDLDPTTVRFTDMHKWICEMEDFDDDPEASNEHILEAILTIWLEEYE from the coding sequence ATGAAATGGACTGATACGCGAATGATCGCAGAGAATCTGTATGATATGAATCCAGATTTAGATCCAACTACGGTACGTTTTACCGATATGCATAAATGGATTTGTGAAATGGAAGATTTTGATGATGATCCTGAAGCATCAAATGAGCATATTTTAGAGGCGATTCTAACTATTTGGCTAGAAGAATATGAGTAA
- a CDS encoding IscS subfamily cysteine desulfurase, whose amino-acid sequence MKLPIYLDYAATTPMDERVAKKMMEYMTKDGIFGNPASRSHKFGWEAEEAVDVARNQIADLIGADSREIVFTSGATESDNLAIKGAAHFYQTKGKHIITVKTEHKAVLDTCRQLEREGFEVTYLDPEEDGLLDLAKLEAAIRPDTIVISVMHVNNEMGVIQPIKEIGAICRAKKIIFHVDATQSVGKIPVDVQELNVDLMSFSSHKLYGPKGIGGLYVCRKPRVRLEAIIHGGGHERGMRSGTLPVHQIVGMGEAYRIAKEEMASEMARLTVLRDRLYNGFKDIEEVYVNGSMEEGKRVGSNLNISFNFVEGESLMMSLRDIAVSSGSACTSASLEPSYVLRAIGRDDELAHSSIRFTLGRWTTEEEIDHTIEIVKKAIVKLRELSPLWEMFKEGVDLSKIEWNHH is encoded by the coding sequence ATGAAATTACCAATTTATTTGGATTATGCAGCAACTACACCAATGGACGAGCGTGTTGCAAAAAAAATGATGGAATATATGACCAAAGATGGCATCTTTGGTAATCCGGCTTCTCGTTCCCACAAATTTGGCTGGGAAGCAGAAGAGGCCGTAGATGTTGCCCGTAACCAAATTGCAGATCTTATTGGTGCAGACAGCCGTGAAATCGTATTCACTTCAGGTGCAACTGAATCTGACAATCTTGCTATTAAAGGTGCTGCACATTTCTACCAAACAAAAGGTAAACATATCATTACCGTTAAAACTGAACATAAAGCAGTATTAGATACTTGCCGCCAGTTAGAGCGTGAAGGTTTTGAGGTAACTTACTTAGATCCTGAAGAAGATGGTTTATTAGATTTAGCAAAATTAGAAGCAGCAATTCGTCCAGATACTATTGTTATTTCTGTTATGCACGTGAATAACGAAATGGGTGTGATTCAACCGATTAAAGAGATTGGCGCAATTTGTCGTGCGAAAAAAATTATTTTCCACGTTGATGCAACTCAATCTGTAGGTAAAATTCCGGTAGATGTACAAGAATTAAATGTAGATTTAATGTCTTTTTCTAGCCATAAATTATACGGACCGAAAGGTATCGGCGGCTTATATGTTTGTCGTAAACCACGCGTACGTTTAGAAGCGATTATTCACGGTGGTGGTCATGAACGTGGTATGCGTTCGGGGACATTACCTGTTCACCAAATTGTGGGAATGGGTGAAGCATATCGTATTGCGAAAGAAGAGATGGCAAGCGAGATGGCTCGTTTAACCGTATTACGTGACCGTTTATACAATGGCTTTAAAGATATTGAAGAAGTTTATGTGAATGGTTCAATGGAAGAAGGTAAACGTGTGGGTTCAAACTTAAATATCAGCTTTAACTTTGTTGAAGGTGAATCTTTAATGATGTCATTACGTGATATCGCAGTATCATCTGGTTCAGCTTGTACCTCAGCAAGTTTAGAGCCTTCTTATGTATTGCGTGCTATCGGTCGTGATGATGAATTAGCACACAGCTCAATTCGTTTCACTTTAGGTCGTTGGACAACAGAAGAAGAAATTGATCACACTATCGAAATCGTGAAAAAAGCGATTGTGAAATTACGCGAACTTTCGCCACTTTGGGAAATGTTCAAGGAAGGTGTAGATTTATCTAAAATCGAGTGGAACCACCACTAA
- a CDS encoding glycosyltransferase family 8 protein, with amino-acid sequence MNKQQKTIVLAADYRVESQLLCVIKSICYYNQDIEFYLFNPDFPKEWFSSLNEKLSKFGCSIRDVKVDLDVLKEFPTFQHIQSEATFYRYFIADIVKAEKALYLDYDLVVNGSLEPYFNLELGENYIAASVDELGLQIGDRGKCFNAGVMVINVPLWKEDGISGQALSLSKEIIHKVPDADQSILNLLFKDRWLELDNNFNYLVGAEVYYINQNQTELIRRKDNEIPLIVHYNTANKPWKPIYGLPLRELYWEYYSLDWSEITQCHIS; translated from the coding sequence ATGAATAAGCAACAAAAAACAATCGTTCTAGCTGCTGATTATCGTGTTGAATCCCAATTGCTTTGTGTGATTAAATCAATTTGTTATTATAATCAAGATATTGAGTTCTATTTATTTAACCCGGATTTCCCTAAAGAGTGGTTTTCATCTCTCAATGAGAAATTATCAAAATTTGGTTGTAGCATAAGAGATGTGAAAGTTGATTTGGATGTTTTAAAAGAATTCCCAACTTTTCAACATATTCAATCGGAGGCGACTTTCTACCGCTACTTTATTGCAGATATAGTTAAGGCAGAAAAAGCTTTATATCTAGATTATGATTTAGTTGTTAATGGCTCCCTTGAACCATATTTTAACTTAGAGCTTGGTGAAAACTATATTGCTGCAAGTGTTGATGAACTTGGTCTTCAGATAGGTGATCGAGGAAAATGTTTTAATGCCGGTGTTATGGTAATTAATGTGCCTTTGTGGAAAGAAGATGGAATATCTGGGCAGGCGCTATCACTTTCAAAGGAAATAATTCATAAAGTGCCTGATGCAGATCAAAGTATTCTGAATCTACTTTTTAAAGACAGATGGCTAGAATTGGATAATAATTTTAACTATTTAGTCGGTGCAGAAGTTTATTATATAAACCAAAATCAAACAGAGTTGATTCGTCGTAAAGACAACGAAATCCCTTTGATTGTGCATTATAATACAGCTAATAAACCTTGGAAGCCAATATATGGGCTACCATTAAGAGAATTGTATTGGGAATATTACTCTTTAGATTGGTCTGAAATTACTCAATGCCACATTTCTTAA
- the iscA gene encoding iron-sulfur cluster assembly protein IscA, translating to MSISLTESAANRVRTFLENRGKGIGLRLGVKTSGCSGLAYVLEFVDALNEDDKVFEQHGVKVIVDEKSLVYLSGTELDYVKEGLNEGFKYNNPNVKNECGCGESFSV from the coding sequence ATGAGCATAAGCTTAACTGAATCTGCTGCAAACCGAGTACGTACTTTTCTTGAAAATCGTGGGAAGGGGATTGGTTTAAGGCTTGGAGTAAAAACCTCCGGTTGCTCTGGATTGGCATATGTACTTGAATTTGTAGATGCATTAAATGAAGACGATAAAGTATTCGAACAACATGGCGTTAAAGTGATTGTAGATGAAAAAAGCCTTGTCTATTTAAGTGGGACTGAATTGGACTACGTAAAAGAAGGCTTAAACGAAGGATTTAAATACAACAACCCAAATGTAAAAAATGAATGTGGCTGTGGTGAAAGTTTCAGCGTATAA
- the iscU gene encoding Fe-S cluster assembly scaffold IscU — protein MAYSEKVIDHYENPRNVGTFDKEASDIGTGMVGAPACGDILRLQIKVNEQGIIEDARFKAYGCGSAIASSSLITEWVKGKSLDEAGAIKNSDIAEELELPPVKVHCSILAEDAIKVAIADYKEKQAK, from the coding sequence ATGGCATATAGTGAGAAAGTAATCGATCATTACGAAAATCCGCGTAACGTAGGTACCTTTGACAAGGAAGCATCAGACATCGGTACAGGTATGGTAGGTGCACCTGCTTGTGGTGATATCTTACGTTTACAAATTAAAGTGAACGAGCAAGGTATTATTGAAGATGCACGTTTTAAAGCGTATGGCTGTGGTTCTGCAATTGCATCAAGCTCTTTAATTACCGAATGGGTAAAAGGTAAGTCTTTAGATGAAGCCGGTGCAATCAAAAACAGCGACATCGCAGAAGAACTAGAATTACCACCAGTAAAAGTACACTGCTCAATTTTAGCAGAAGATGCTATCAAAGTGGCGATTGCGGATTATAAAGAGAAGCAAGCGAAGTAA
- a CDS encoding Imm51 family immunity protein, producing MSNYVKTELSEQFRTVAVEFDLEDNRIFELGERINAEYEVAYMNGYNWTAFLRAYLSIYRPSLLELLEEDPEAGCYYATYPLSEKSKEKARELKNIIVYLVEHEDEILNFIGEHLENIEWD from the coding sequence ATGTCTAACTATGTAAAAACTGAACTCTCAGAGCAGTTTAGAACCGTTGCGGTGGAGTTTGATTTAGAAGATAACCGTATTTTTGAACTTGGTGAGCGGATTAACGCTGAATATGAAGTCGCTTATATGAACGGTTATAATTGGACAGCATTTTTAAGAGCTTACCTTAGTATTTATCGTCCAAGCCTATTGGAGTTATTAGAAGAAGATCCTGAAGCAGGATGTTATTATGCCACTTACCCGCTTTCAGAGAAAAGCAAAGAGAAAGCTCGTGAGCTAAAAAATATTATTGTTTATCTAGTTGAGCATGAGGATGAAATTTTAAACTTCATCGGTGAACATCTAGAGAATATTGAATGGGATTAA
- the hscB gene encoding Fe-S protein assembly co-chaperone HscB → MLNPFTLFDLPVQFQLDNARLSERYLALQKQLHPDNFASCSQAEQLAAVQKSADVNEALYILKDPILRAEAIIHIYTGEQKDLEKQSAKDMAFLMQQLEWRESLESIESAKNETKLITFQSEIENTHKQILVQLDTALSNQEWQKAFEICDKLRFTKKLLTEIERVEEELLGL, encoded by the coding sequence ATGCTTAATCCATTTACACTTTTTGATTTGCCTGTTCAGTTTCAGCTTGATAACGCCCGGCTTTCGGAGCGTTATCTTGCTTTACAAAAACAGCTTCATCCGGACAATTTTGCAAGTTGTTCTCAAGCAGAACAGCTTGCTGCAGTACAAAAATCGGCAGATGTTAATGAAGCTTTGTATATCTTAAAAGACCCGATTTTACGTGCTGAAGCAATTATTCATATCTATACTGGTGAGCAGAAAGATCTGGAAAAACAAAGTGCCAAAGATATGGCATTTTTAATGCAGCAACTTGAATGGCGTGAGAGTTTGGAGAGTATTGAATCTGCAAAAAATGAAACAAAACTGATTACTTTCCAAAGTGAAATTGAAAATACACACAAACAGATTTTGGTACAGTTAGATACTGCACTTTCAAATCAAGAATGGCAAAAAGCCTTTGAAATTTGCGATAAGCTCCGTTTCACTAAAAAATTGTTAACGGAAATTGAGCGGGTAGAAGAGGAACTTTTAGGCTTATAA
- the hscA gene encoding Fe-S protein assembly chaperone HscA has protein sequence MALLQIAEPGQTTAPHQHRLAVGIDLGTTNSLVATVRSGQPQVLLDEKERALVPSVVHYAETEKTVGVDAFAKAALDPKNTVISAKRLIGRSLADVEQRYSNLPYQFIASENGLPLIKTNQGNKSPVEVSADILSYLTQFAEQRLGGELSGVVITVPAYFDDAQRQSTKDAARLAGLNVLRLLNEPTAAAIAYGLDSGQEGVIAVYDLGGGTFDLSILRLRKGVFEVLATAGDTALGGDDFDHLLAEWIAEQANYKPQTANEQRELLTLATQTKTALSQAVEIEINFANWVGSISRLQFNELIQPLVKRSIITCRRALKDAGVEVEEVSEVVMVGGSTRVPFVRESVGEFFGKTPLTSIDPDKVVAIGAAIQADILVGNKPDADMLLLDVVPLSLGIETMGGLVEKIIPRNTTIPVARAQEFTTGKDGQTAMTIHVLQGERELVEDCRSLGKITLRGIPAMAAGVAQVRVTYQVDADGLLNVTAMEKSTKVQASIQIKPSYGLTDEEITQMIKSSMLNAKDDMESRQLVEQRVEADRVIDSVMVALKEDGSQVLSIEEFKAIEAELARLIELKAGTDRFAIQQGIKDLDLATQEFAARRMNLSIQKALSGKKMDDFA, from the coding sequence ATGGCATTACTTCAAATTGCTGAACCTGGTCAAACTACAGCACCACATCAACATAGATTAGCGGTGGGAATTGATTTAGGAACAACAAATTCATTAGTGGCAACGGTTCGTAGCGGACAACCTCAAGTGTTGCTAGATGAAAAAGAAAGAGCATTAGTGCCGTCTGTGGTGCATTATGCCGAAACAGAAAAAACGGTTGGAGTTGATGCTTTTGCAAAAGCAGCACTAGACCCAAAAAATACGGTGATTTCGGCTAAACGCTTAATTGGACGTTCACTTGCGGATGTAGAGCAACGTTATAGCAATCTTCCTTATCAATTTATTGCAAGCGAAAATGGCTTGCCATTAATTAAAACCAATCAAGGTAATAAAAGTCCGGTTGAGGTTTCAGCAGATATTTTAAGCTATTTGACTCAGTTTGCTGAACAGCGTTTAGGTGGCGAGCTATCTGGTGTAGTGATTACCGTGCCGGCTTATTTTGATGATGCACAACGCCAAAGCACAAAAGATGCAGCACGCCTAGCCGGGTTAAATGTATTACGTTTATTAAATGAACCGACAGCTGCAGCTATTGCTTATGGATTAGACAGCGGACAAGAAGGGGTGATTGCCGTTTACGATTTAGGCGGCGGTACTTTTGATTTATCCATTTTACGCTTACGTAAAGGTGTGTTTGAGGTGCTTGCAACTGCAGGTGATACTGCACTTGGTGGGGATGATTTCGATCATCTATTAGCTGAGTGGATTGCCGAACAAGCAAATTATAAACCGCAAACTGCGAATGAACAGAGAGAGTTATTAACCCTTGCAACCCAAACAAAAACAGCTCTTTCTCAAGCGGTCGAAATTGAGATAAATTTTGCAAATTGGGTAGGGTCTATTAGCCGTTTGCAATTTAATGAGTTAATTCAACCGCTTGTAAAACGCTCTATAATCACTTGCCGCCGTGCATTAAAAGATGCCGGAGTAGAAGTTGAAGAAGTAAGCGAAGTAGTAATGGTAGGTGGATCAACCCGCGTTCCATTTGTACGTGAAAGTGTTGGTGAATTTTTTGGTAAAACGCCATTAACATCTATTGATCCTGATAAAGTGGTAGCCATTGGGGCTGCAATACAAGCTGATATTTTAGTGGGTAATAAACCGGATGCAGACATGCTGCTGCTGGATGTAGTGCCACTTTCATTAGGTATTGAAACAATGGGTGGCTTGGTGGAAAAAATTATTCCACGCAACACCACTATTCCGGTTGCTCGAGCACAAGAATTTACTACCGGAAAAGATGGGCAAACAGCAATGACTATTCATGTTTTACAAGGTGAACGTGAATTAGTAGAAGATTGCCGTTCATTAGGAAAAATTACTTTACGTGGTATACCGGCAATGGCAGCAGGGGTTGCACAAGTTCGAGTAACTTACCAAGTAGATGCAGATGGTTTGTTGAATGTAACTGCTATGGAAAAATCCACGAAAGTGCAAGCTTCGATTCAAATTAAACCGTCTTACGGCCTAACAGATGAAGAAATCACTCAAATGATTAAATCGTCTATGCTCAATGCGAAAGATGATATGGAATCACGTCAGCTGGTAGAACAGCGAGTCGAAGCAGACCGTGTTATTGATAGTGTGATGGTTGCATTGAAAGAAGATGGTTCGCAAGTACTCAGTATTGAGGAATTTAAAGCAATTGAGGCAGAATTAGCTCGTTTAATCGAGCTAAAAGCTGGCACAGATCGCTTTGCTATTCAGCAAGGTATCAAAGATTTAGACTTAGCTACTCAAGAGTTTGCTGCACGCAGAATGAATTTATCTATTCAAAAGGCATTATCTGGTAAAAAAATGGATGATTTTGCATAA
- the iscR gene encoding Fe-S cluster assembly transcriptional regulator IscR — MKLTSKGRYAVTAILDIALHGKSEPVSLADISDRQAISLSYLEQLFAHLRRDGIVQSVRGPGGGYQLGKRPEDISVGMIIAAVNENIDVTKCKGSGNCRKDSQCLTHSLWERLEEQIEQFLGTISLADLAAEHADHDCEKEHCHDHPHHH, encoded by the coding sequence ATGAAACTTACCTCAAAAGGGCGTTATGCAGTAACTGCCATTTTAGATATTGCTTTACATGGAAAATCAGAGCCGGTGAGTTTAGCTGATATTTCGGATCGTCAAGCTATTTCGCTTTCGTACTTAGAACAACTTTTTGCGCATCTTCGCCGAGATGGTATTGTGCAAAGTGTTCGAGGACCAGGTGGTGGCTATCAATTAGGCAAGAGGCCTGAAGACATTAGCGTAGGAATGATTATTGCTGCTGTTAATGAGAATATTGATGTCACTAAATGTAAAGGTAGTGGTAATTGTCGTAAAGATTCTCAATGTTTAACTCATTCTTTGTGGGAGCGATTAGAAGAGCAAATTGAACAGTTTTTAGGTACAATTTCTCTTGCTGATTTGGCAGCGGAACATGCTGACCATGATTGTGAAAAAGAGCATTGTCACGATCATCCTCATCATCACTAA
- the fdx gene encoding ISC system 2Fe-2S type ferredoxin yields MPKIVFLPHEEFCPEGMVVEANTGDNLLEVAHEAGVEIHHACDCSCACTTCHVVIREGFDSLNDTTDQEEDMLDKAWGLEMDSRLSCQCIVGTEDLVVEIPKYNLNHANEAAH; encoded by the coding sequence ATGCCAAAGATTGTTTTTCTTCCACACGAAGAGTTTTGCCCGGAAGGTATGGTAGTTGAAGCCAACACCGGTGATAATTTATTAGAAGTTGCACACGAAGCTGGAGTAGAGATCCATCATGCTTGCGACTGCTCTTGTGCTTGTACCACTTGTCACGTTGTAATTCGTGAAGGATTTGACTCTTTAAATGACACTACCGATCAAGAAGAAGATATGTTAGACAAAGCTTGGGGCTTAGAAATGGACAGTCGTTTAAGCTGTCAATGCATTGTAGGCACCGAAGACTTGGTTGTTGAAATTCCAAAATATAACTTAAACCATGCAAATGAGGCTGCACACTAA